The Salinicoccus roseus genome window below encodes:
- a CDS encoding LamB/YcsF family protein yields the protein MYTVDLNADLGESYGNYTIGNDEEIIPLISSANVACGFHAADPSVMLETIRMIRESGSTGVGAHPGFPDLMGFGRRYMDMSMAEVRSMMFYQLGALDGFCRVEGVRMNHVKPHGALYNATFKDAELARTIAEAVKDYNPELKLMGLSNQNLVRAGEAAGLEVRHEVFADRAYEDDGTLVSRKKEGAMVTDTKQAVDRVVRMVKEGKVESINGRDIDIKADSICVHGDGPKALEFVREIRSALGKEDITIQTM from the coding sequence ATGTACACAGTAGATTTGAATGCAGATCTTGGGGAGAGCTACGGCAACTATACGATCGGCAATGACGAAGAGATCATCCCGCTGATCTCTTCGGCGAACGTCGCCTGTGGATTCCACGCGGCAGACCCGTCGGTCATGCTTGAAACCATCCGGATGATCAGGGAGAGCGGGTCGACGGGTGTCGGCGCCCATCCGGGATTCCCGGACCTCATGGGCTTCGGCAGGCGGTATATGGATATGTCGATGGCAGAGGTCAGGAGCATGATGTTCTACCAGCTCGGTGCCCTCGACGGTTTCTGCCGGGTCGAGGGGGTCCGGATGAACCACGTCAAACCGCATGGTGCACTGTATAATGCCACATTCAAGGACGCGGAACTGGCCCGGACCATTGCTGAAGCAGTCAAGGACTACAATCCGGAACTCAAGCTGATGGGGCTGTCCAATCAGAACCTGGTGCGTGCCGGGGAAGCGGCAGGCCTCGAAGTGCGCCACGAAGTGTTCGCCGACCGCGCCTATGAGGATGACGGGACGCTCGTCAGCCGGAAGAAGGAGGGCGCCATGGTGACGGATACGAAGCAGGCTGTCGACCGCGTCGTCCGCATGGTAAAGGAAGGAAAGGTCGAGAGCATCAACGGCCGTGACATCGATATAAAAGCCGACAGCATATGCGTCCATGGGGATGGACCGAAAGCCCTGGAATTCGTCCGGGAAATCAGAAGTGCGCTCGGGAAAGAAGACATTACCATACAAACAATGTAG